The genomic region AGGCCAAGCCGAGAGTCGACGAACTCGCGGAGGAGACCGAGGAAAAGATCTGGTGTGCAGTCGAAGAACACGGCCGGAGCGTCCACATCTACGGCGCGCAGGGCAAACACTCGGTGCAGACGTACGCCCGGGTCGGCCATCGGAACTATCTCCACCAGCACGCCGCGGGGAAGGCCATACTCGCACACCTTCCGGATAGCCAGATCACGGAGACCATCGACAGGCACGGCCTGCCCGGCCGGACGCCACAGACGATCACCGACAGGGACGAACTCTGGGAGGAAATCGAGACGATACGTGACCGCGGCTACGCGTTCAACTTTCAGGAGTCTGTGGAGGGACTGCACGCGGTCGGGGCCCCCATTACGGACGAAAACGACGTTGCCATCGGGGCGATCAGTGTCTCCGGCCCGGCAAGCCGGCTTGAAGGCCCCATTCTCCGGGACGAACTGCCGACGCTGCTACTGGGCGTCGTCAACGAAATCGGGATAAACATGGCCCATCCGTGAGACCACCAGCGCAGTTCTAGCGGGGCAACTGGCTGTTTTTGGACTGTTCTTCCCTGTGTGCGGTATCAGCCAAGCTAGGGACTTCGTTCTGGGATGGGGACGCGCTCACTCGCTGGTCCACTCCGGCTCTCTGTCTTCGAGGAATGCGTCGATCCCTTCGTCCTTGTCGCCAGTGGCGAACAGTTGCGCGAACAGTTCGGCTTCGTACTCGATGCCGGCTTCGAGGTCCATGCGGGAGCTTGCGCGGACGGATTTCTTCGCAAATTCGAGCGCCGCGGGGCTTTTCTCTGCAATGGATGACGC from Haloarcula hispanica ATCC 33960 harbors:
- a CDS encoding IclR family transcriptional regulator, whose amino-acid sequence is MAIPPAVNRPVGTIERAIEIIEYLKEHDTATVSEMTAHLDCAKSTTHRYLKTLAANSLLVEDDNEYQLGIRFLDYGEVARNKYRLYDEAKPRVDELAEETEEKIWCAVEEHGRSVHIYGAQGKHSVQTYARVGHRNYLHQHAAGKAILAHLPDSQITETIDRHGLPGRTPQTITDRDELWEEIETIRDRGYAFNFQESVEGLHAVGAPITDENDVAIGAISVSGPASRLEGPILRDELPTLLLGVVNEIGINMAHP